The proteins below come from a single Zhouia spongiae genomic window:
- a CDS encoding DUF349 domain-containing protein, translating to MLDEEKKDNLQNADGQIEETVEINNAGEQEEKVSDDNGQVEDQNTEDEAIDEIEKSNAEDAEDEENQQRHSIPMLDYHALTMEKLVDELEKLVNHHKIQAIKNHVDGIKYEFELKYQEQLEQKKEDFINDGGNEIDFSYTSPIKKKYDEIYGAYRSKRNAYYKNLEQTLKGNLEKRLQLIEELKGLINVDENINDTFKRFKEIQDIWRHAGPVPRVSYNDVWRTYHHHVERFYDFLDLNRDLRDLDFKHNLDEKEKLVEKAESLKDEKDVVKAFRELQMLHKIWKEDIGPVDREHREDIWNRFSEATKEIHKRRQEYYKKLDELSEQNLEKKRNIIAGIHETASQSFKSHSEWQKKIKEIEALRESFFNAGKVPQKNNEETWSAFKEAVRRFNRNKNAFYKSLKKEQHVNLEKKLKLVETAQSLQDSEDWTETTPVMKKIQAEWKKIGHVPRKYSDKIWDEFKAACNKYFDRYHAHQNKANKVEFDALDKKKTFLDKLKTFELSDDSDKDLNAIKEFIGEWNAIGKVPFNKRGVEAKFFKIIDALFRKLNIDKQEAELIKYGNKIDQLEQANDENLIYDEKRFIRRKIDELKAEIRQLENNLAFFNTDKKNPIVKDVVDNIDKHKESLDIWKAKLKEIRSINLDDDSNSSNPEASEEDSDKE from the coding sequence ATGTTAGACGAAGAAAAAAAGGATAACCTGCAGAATGCAGACGGACAGATCGAAGAAACTGTTGAAATTAATAATGCCGGGGAACAAGAAGAAAAAGTTTCAGACGATAACGGACAGGTTGAAGATCAGAACACTGAAGATGAAGCTATTGACGAGATAGAGAAATCGAATGCAGAAGATGCAGAAGATGAAGAGAACCAGCAACGTCATAGTATTCCAATGCTCGATTACCATGCCCTGACCATGGAAAAGTTGGTGGATGAACTTGAGAAGCTTGTGAATCACCATAAAATTCAGGCAATCAAGAATCATGTCGATGGAATTAAGTATGAATTCGAATTAAAATATCAGGAGCAGCTTGAACAAAAGAAAGAGGACTTCATCAATGATGGCGGTAATGAAATAGATTTTTCATACACCTCCCCTATTAAGAAAAAATACGATGAGATATATGGAGCGTATCGTTCCAAAAGGAATGCATACTACAAGAACCTCGAACAGACTTTAAAGGGAAATCTCGAAAAACGTCTTCAACTTATAGAAGAGCTTAAAGGCCTCATTAATGTCGATGAAAATATCAATGATACTTTTAAGCGCTTTAAAGAAATCCAGGATATATGGCGGCATGCCGGCCCCGTTCCTCGTGTAAGTTACAACGACGTATGGCGTACATATCACCACCATGTGGAAAGATTTTATGATTTCCTTGATCTCAACAGGGATTTAAGAGATCTGGACTTCAAACACAACCTGGATGAAAAGGAAAAACTTGTTGAAAAGGCAGAATCCTTAAAAGACGAAAAGGATGTTGTAAAAGCATTTAGAGAACTACAAATGCTTCATAAAATCTGGAAAGAAGATATAGGGCCTGTTGACAGGGAACATAGAGAAGACATCTGGAATCGCTTCAGCGAAGCCACAAAAGAAATCCATAAAAGAAGACAGGAATACTATAAAAAGCTGGATGAGCTCAGTGAGCAAAACCTGGAAAAGAAAAGAAACATTATAGCCGGTATCCACGAGACCGCCTCGCAATCTTTTAAATCACATTCAGAGTGGCAAAAGAAGATCAAAGAAATAGAAGCACTGCGCGAATCGTTTTTTAATGCGGGGAAAGTTCCTCAGAAAAATAACGAAGAGACCTGGTCTGCATTTAAGGAAGCTGTCAGGCGATTTAACAGGAATAAAAATGCCTTTTACAAATCGCTGAAAAAAGAACAACACGTTAACTTAGAGAAAAAACTTAAGCTGGTAGAAACAGCACAGTCTTTGCAAGACAGTGAAGATTGGACCGAGACGACCCCTGTCATGAAAAAGATACAGGCAGAATGGAAAAAAATCGGACACGTTCCAAGAAAATATTCTGATAAGATCTGGGATGAGTTTAAAGCAGCTTGTAATAAATACTTCGACAGGTATCATGCACATCAGAATAAAGCCAACAAAGTAGAATTTGATGCACTAGACAAGAAAAAAACGTTCTTAGATAAACTGAAAACATTTGAACTAAGCGACGATTCAGATAAGGATCTTAACGCCATTAAAGAGTTTATCGGTGAATGGAATGCTATTGGAAAAGTTCCATTTAACAAAAGAGGCGTTGAGGCCAAATTCTTTAAAATCATTGATGCCTTATTCAGAAAACTGAACATCGATAAGCAAGAAGCAGAGCTTATCAAGTATGGTAATAAAATAGATCAATTGGAGCAGGCTAATGATGAGAATCTTATCTATGACGAAAAACGTTTTATCAGAAGAAAAATTGACGAGCTCAAAGCTGAAATAAGACAGCTGGAAAACAACCTTGCTTTCTTCAATACAGATAAAAAGAACCCTATTGTTAAAGATGTTGTAGATAATATCGACAAGCACAAAGAATCCCTGGATATCTGGAAAGCTAAATTAAAAGAAATACGAAGTATTAATTTAGATGACGATTCTAACAGTAGTAATCCAGAAGCCTCAGAAGAAGACTCCGATAAAGAATAA
- a CDS encoding shikimate dehydrogenase family protein, whose translation MENTQKNKSGLFGLVGRNISYSFSRGYFSKKFSDLGLTDYSYVNFDIEDISHFSKILKEHPRVKGMNVTIPYKQAVIPFLDSLNKNAKAIGAVNTIKVTKKGKLKGYNTDFYGFKKSITPHLKPNHTKALILGTGGASKAIAFALTKLGIDYNFVSRSSANADFSYKILTRNIIEDHSIIINCTPLGTHPNISEKPPIPYQYITKKHLLYDLIYNPGETAFLKSGKEKGAGICNGLKMLEFQAEKAWKIWNG comes from the coding sequence ATGGAAAACACACAAAAAAATAAGTCCGGTCTTTTTGGACTTGTTGGCAGAAATATTTCTTATTCCTTCTCCAGAGGATATTTTTCAAAAAAATTCAGTGATCTAGGGCTCACGGATTACTCATATGTAAACTTCGACATTGAGGACATCTCGCATTTTTCAAAAATATTAAAAGAACATCCTCGGGTCAAAGGCATGAATGTTACTATTCCGTATAAACAAGCAGTGATCCCTTTTTTGGATAGTTTAAATAAAAATGCAAAGGCCATCGGCGCTGTAAACACCATTAAAGTGACCAAAAAAGGAAAGCTAAAAGGGTACAATACTGATTTTTATGGATTTAAGAAATCAATCACGCCGCATTTGAAACCCAACCATACCAAAGCGCTTATTCTGGGAACTGGTGGTGCTTCTAAAGCTATTGCGTTTGCCTTGACTAAATTAGGCATCGATTATAATTTTGTTTCAAGATCTTCTGCCAATGCCGATTTCAGTTACAAAATACTGACCAGGAACATCATAGAAGACCACTCTATTATTATTAATTGCACGCCCTTAGGGACCCATCCAAACATCAGTGAAAAACCGCCCATCCCATACCAATACATTACTAAAAAGCATTTGCTGTACGATCTGATCTATAATCCAGGGGAAACTGCTTTCCTCAAATCAGGAAAAGAAAAAGGAGCCGGCATCTGCAATGGACTTAAAATGTTAGAGTTTCAGGCAGAAAAAGCATGGAAAATATGGAACGGATAA